Within Mycobacterium heckeshornense, the genomic segment GTCGCGGGGATTACCTCAGACCGGTTGTACCCGCTTCGCCTGCAGGAGGAACTGGCCGAGCTGTTGCCCGGCTGCACCGAGCTTCAGGTTGTCGATTCGATCTACGGCCACGACGGCTTTCTGGTGGAATCCGAAGCCGTCGGCAAGTTGATCCGGCGCACGCTCGAGTTGGCTGAAGGCGCTCGGCCGCGGTGACCCGCTCCCGGCAAGACCGCTCGCTGTCGTTCGGCTCGGAGGCGGCCGCCTACGAGCGGGGCCGCCCCTCATATCCGCCTGAGGCGATCGACTGGCTACTGCCGACCGGGGCTCACGATGTGCTCGACTTGGGTGCCGGCACCGGCAAGCTGACGACCCGGCTCGTCGAACGCGGGCTCGACGTTGTGGCCGTCGACCCGATCCCCGAGATGCTCGACGTGCTGCGCAAATCGCTGCCGGACACGCCCGCGCTGTTGGGCACCGCCGAAGAAATACCGTTGCCGGACAACAGTGTTGATGCCGTTCTCGTCGCACAGGCCTGGCATTGGTTCGAGGCGGCCCGCGCGATCCCCGAGGTGATCCGGGTGCTGCGGCCGGGGGGCCGGCTGGGTCTGGTGTGGAACACCCGCGACGAGCGGTTGGGCTGGGTGCGCGAACTCGGCCAGATCATCGGCAGTGACGCCGACCCGGTCAGCGAGCGCGTCATGCTGCCCCGCCCGTTCACCGACTTGGAACGTCACCGCGTCGAGTGGACGAATTACCTTACACCGCAAGCACTTATCGACTTGGTGGCATCGCGCAGCTATTGCATCACCTCGCCGGCCGATGTGCGCACCAAGACGCTGGATCGGGTGCGTGAGCTGCTGGCCACCCACCCGGCGCTGGCCAACAACAACGGCCTTGCGCTGCCGTACATCACGGTCTGTGTTCGGGCCACGCTGTCAACTTAGTGGTCTTCGTCGTCGTCGTCCCGGTCGCGGAGCAGTTTCTCGCCGATGGTGGAACAGGTTGATGCGGGGCTGGCCACGATCCAGGTGAGGGGGAGGAATCCATTCGGTGCCACCGTCTTTGCGTTTGCGGGTTTGCCAGCCGCCGGGTTTGACGATGCGGTGGTTGGTGCCGCAGGCCAATGTCAAGTCGTTGACGTCGGTGGAGCGGCATTTGGCGTAATCGGTGACGTGGTGAACCGTCGACGGCTTCCTGGCTGGGCGTGCCGTCCACACACGGTGGCTCGTCGGTGCCGTTGCACATACCCGGCGCGGCCCTGGTCGGGCCGAAACCGCGACCCCAGGCCGGCCAGCTTCGACTCGGCGCGCTCGGCGGTGGGCGCATCCACCCAACTCGGTAGCCGATGATAAAAACGGCGGATCACCGCCACGCCGCCAGCGCCGATCTTGCCCTTACGCTGGGCAGCAGCGGTGGCCGCGAGCACCCGCTGCAGCGGCTCACCGGTTAATCCGGTGAGCGGCCCCAAATCCCGGGCTTCCCCGATGCGGCGGCCCGCCTCAGCGCGAGTGACCAACAGCCACTCGGCCAACGCATGCGCGAACTTACCGCCCAGCTCCTCGGCAGTGGCCTCGCGCCCGATACGATTGGTCACCTCATGCTCGATCGCCGGCAAACGACGGCGCACCCGCTCACAGCGCTCCGACACCTCAAACCGCTCCGTGGTGCTCAATCGCATCAACCGACAACTCCATGCAGCGCCGCAGCACCGCCTCGAGCTCATCGAATGTCGCGGCTATCTCCTGGCGGCTGCGCAGAACCACAACCCGGATGCTAACGACACGCACCGACAAGGATCCTCGCCAAGATGCCGATGGAGCGGAAGTGGCGCAAGGGACTTCGCGATGAGCGGTCAGAAGGTCAATCCAGAGAACATGACCCGGCCCGGATCATATTTCTGCCTTACGGCCGTCATTCGGGCCAGATTCGCGCCGAAATACCGCGACGCCGGCTGGTTCGCCTCCAGGTAGTTGACGTAGCCTCCGACCGAATACGGTTGGACCGCTTGATGTGCCGTGTCAAGCCAGCGGGTGGCCGCCGGTACGTCGGATGTCTCGACGTACCACTGCACCAGCGCGGATTGCCGACGCCAGGGAAAGGCCGAGGACGCCGGTGCCACCTCGCTGAGAGCACCGTCGAGGGCATGCATGATCGCCAGCATGCGGCCCGCGTTGCGGGGAAACGCCTCGACCGCCGCGGCGATCCCCTGGGCAGCGGCCGGGGTGATCACCGGAAAAACATCCGAGCCACCGACATACCCGAGTGGGGACGGGTTGAGGTTCCCGACAGCCAGATATCTCACCACATCCAGGTAATTGAACGTGTGTGTCTCTGTCCCGGTCGGTTGCAGGCCCACGGCTTTGACGACGGCGTTCGCCACGCTGCCGCCCGATCCGGCCGGGCAGGTTGCGAGAATCCGGCAGTGCGTCCCCAGTCCGTCGACGGTGGCGTCAGCCAGGGCCCAGCTGCCTCGATCGGCCGATCGCAGCCAATTCTGCCAACCGACAAGGACCTGTGCGAACGCCTGCGGCGGGAAATTGAGGTTCACCACATCAAGGTCCTTGGTGGGAAACGTGGCAAAGGTTAGCGAGGTCGTCACCCCGAAGTTGCCACCGCCGCCACCGCGCAACGCCCAGAACAGGTCGGGGTTCTCCGCGGCAGAAGCGGTGACAGCCCGGCCACCCGGCAGCACCACCGACGCCGACATCAGTTGGTCACACATCAGCCCCGCGTGCCGGGAATTGGCACCCAATCCACCGCCCAGGGCATGGCCCGCGGCACCGACCGACGGGCAGGTACCCGTCGGGACGCCCCGACCGGCCCCGGCCAGCGCCTGGTGTAGCGCGTACAAATCGGTGGCGGGCGTTACCGTGACGTATCCGGTTGCAGGGTCGAAATTGATTCCTCCTGGCAGTTGACGCAGGTCCAGCACCATGGTGCCGGTGGCGGTTGACGCCCCGACATAGGAGTGCCCACCACTGCGCGGCGCGACCTTGAGGTTGTGGGCGGCAGCGAACGCCATCGCCTTCTGCACGTCGGCCGGCGAACTGGGAATCACGATCGCCGCCGGTGTTAAGCCGTTGTAGTTGGTGTTGAAAACCTGTTTGGCCGTGGCGAATTGGGCACCGTCATTCGGCAGCACCACATGCCCGCCAAGGGCGGCCGAAAGGCCTTCCCAGCCGGAGGGGTTGGGAGCCGCGGTAGCCCGAACCGAGCCGAAAACCACGCCAGCGGCCAACGCTCCGGCGGCGCCCCGCAAAAAGGCCTGCCGGGAGATTTCACCAGCCAACACTGGGCTCCCACGGTGCTGTCATCTGCGCATTGTCTGCCAAAGGGCGCCGAAAACCATGCTGCCCCAGCGACGTGTCGCATGAACTGTGCGCAAACCTTTACCCCGCCGTGTCGCAGACGTGACGGCGATACAGCACTGTTGCTGTGCAGAGTCGAAGGTGAGGAGCAGCAGATGCGGCGGGCGCGAATTGTGCCGGTGTGTGTGATCCCCGTCATTGCGGCGGCCGCCTGGGCAGCACCCGCCCAGGCGAATTCCGTTGACGAGCAATTTCTCTCGGCGTTGAGCAACTCCGGGGTCAACTACGGCGATCCCGCAGGCGCCGTCGCACTGGGCCAGTCCGTCTGCCCGATGCTGGCCCAGCCGGGCGGAACGTTTGCCTCGGCCGCGTCGAGCATCACCGGCCAAAACGGTATGTCACCGGCCATGGCGCAGATGTTCACCAGCATCGCGATATCGATGTATTGTCCGTCGATGATGGCGTCAATCGCCAACGGCAACCTGCCGAACCTTCCGCAATTGCCTGGTGTGCCAGGTATCTAACGGGTTCCCAGCGGGTCGATCGTCGCGGCGATGTAACACATCGAAGCACTGACCGCCGCCAGTGCGAAGAAGTCAATTCCCTTGCTGCGCACTGCTAGTAGTCCCGCGCGCGCGTCGGGCAAGAGCAGCCGGAAAATTGCGGCCACGCCGACGCCGATGCCGATCAGCAATGCGCCGCGTCGCCAGAAGTTCAAGCCCGCCAGGGTAAACGCCGCAATAAAGATCAGCACCACCACCAGGATGGGCCACTGTGCGGCCACGATCCTTCGGGTGTGGTCACGCACGGTCACGCCGCTGCCTCCGCCAATTCGACGACGTTGGTCAACAAGAACGCCCGGGTCAACGGGCCGACGCCGCCGGGATTGGGTGACACATGACCGGCCACCTCCCAGACATCCGGATGCACGTCACCGATTAGCCCGGCCTCAGTGCGGCTGACCCCGACGTCGACGACCGCGGCACCCGGACGGACCATGTCGGCCGTCACCAGATGGGGCACACCGACGGCCGCGACGATGATGTCAGCCTGTCGCGTTAGTGCAGCTAGGTCGCGAGTTGCCGTGTGACACAAGGTAACTGTGGCGTTTTCGGTGCGACGGGTGAGCAGCAGGCCCAACGGGCGACCGACCGTCACGCCCCGCCCGATGACGACCACGTGGGCGCCTGCGATCGGCACGTCGTAGCGACGCAGCAGGTGCACGATGCCGCGCGCAGTGCACGGCAGCGGCGCCGGGGTGCCGAGCACCAGCCGCCCCAGGTTCGTCGGATGCAGACCATCGACGTCCTTCGCCGGGTCGACGCGCTCCAATGCCGCGTTCTCGTCGAGGTGCTTTGGCAGCGGCAACTGCACGATGTAACCGGTGCAGTCGGGGTTGGCGTTCAGTTCGTCGATGGTCTCGTCGAGCTTGGCCTGGCTGATGTCGGCTGGCAGGTCGCGGCGGATCGACGTAATACCCACCTTGGTGGAATCGGAGTGCTTGCCCCGGACATAGGCGTGTGACCCGGGATCGTCGCCGACAAGGATGGTGCCCAATCCCGGGGTGCGGCCGGCTGCGGTCAATGCCGCCACCCGCTGTTTGAGGTCGACGAAGATTTCGTCGCGCGTGGTCTTGCCGTCCAGCCTGATCGCACCCACGCTGACAGTCTGGCATGCGCCATTAGGCTCCTCATATGACCGCAGCCCCGGACGTGTTCGCCCCGGCCCAGCTCGGACCGCTGACACTGCGCAACCGGATCATCAAGGCCGCGACGTTCGAAGCCCGCACACCTGAGGCGCTGGTCACCGACGACCTGATCGAATACCACCGGCTGCCGGCCGCCGGAGGAGTCGCGATGACGACCGTCGCCTATTGTGCGGTCTCTCCCGGCGGCCGCACCGGCGGCAACCAGATCTGGATGCGCCCGGAGGCCGTGCCCGGGCTGCGCCGGCTCACCGAGGCCGTGCACGCCGAGGGCGCGGCGGTGAGCGCGCAGATCGGCCACGCCGGCCCGGTGGCCGACGCGCGCTCCAACAAGGCCCCGGCGCTGGCGCCGGTGCGGGTCTTCAACCCGATCGCGATGCGCTTTGCCCGCAAGGCCACTCGCGAAGACATCGACGACGTCATCGCCGCGCACGCCCACGCCGCCCGGCTGGCGGTCGAGGCGGGTTTCGACGCGGTCGAGATTCACTTGGGACACAACTACTTAGCGAGTTCGTTCCTGAGCCCGCTGATCAACCGGCGCGACGACGAGTTCGGCGGGTCGTTGGAGAACCGGGCCAAGCTCGCACGAGGCATCGTGATGGCGGTCCGCCATGCTGTGGATCGGCAGATCGCGGTGACCGCCAAGCTCAACATGGCCGACGGGGTGCGCGGCGGCATCGCGGTGGAGGAGGCGCTGATTACCGCCAAGTGGCTGCAAGACGACGGCGGGCTGGACGCGCTCGAGCTGACCGCCGGCAGTTCACTGGTCAACCCGATGTATCTGTTTCGCGGCGACGCCCCGGTCGAGGAATTCGCCGCAGCGTTCAAGCCGCCGCTGCGCTGGGGCATCCGCATGACCGGGAACAGGTTCCTGCGCGAATATCCCTACCGCGACGCCTACCTGTTGCGCGACGCCCGGCTGTTTCGCGCCGAGCTGTCGATGCCGCTGATCCTGCTCGGCGGGATCACCAACCGGGAGACGATGGATCTGGCCATGGCGGAGGGATTCGACTTCGTCGCGATGGCGCGGGCGCTACTGGCGCAGCCCGACCTGGTCAACCGGATCCGCGAAGACGGTTCGGCGCATTCGGAGTGCATCCACTGCAACC encodes:
- a CDS encoding class I SAM-dependent methyltransferase, with the protein product MTRSRQDRSLSFGSEAAAYERGRPSYPPEAIDWLLPTGAHDVLDLGAGTGKLTTRLVERGLDVVAVDPIPEMLDVLRKSLPDTPALLGTAEEIPLPDNSVDAVLVAQAWHWFEAARAIPEVIRVLRPGGRLGLVWNTRDERLGWVRELGQIIGSDADPVSERVMLPRPFTDLERHRVEWTNYLTPQALIDLVASRSYCITSPADVRTKTLDRVRELLATHPALANNNGLALPYITVCVRATLST
- a CDS encoding FAD-binding oxidoreductase, translating into MAGEISRQAFLRGAAGALAAGVVFGSVRATAAPNPSGWEGLSAALGGHVVLPNDGAQFATAKQVFNTNYNGLTPAAIVIPSSPADVQKAMAFAAAHNLKVAPRSGGHSYVGASTATGTMVLDLRQLPGGINFDPATGYVTVTPATDLYALHQALAGAGRGVPTGTCPSVGAAGHALGGGLGANSRHAGLMCDQLMSASVVLPGGRAVTASAAENPDLFWALRGGGGGNFGVTTSLTFATFPTKDLDVVNLNFPPQAFAQVLVGWQNWLRSADRGSWALADATVDGLGTHCRILATCPAGSGGSVANAVVKAVGLQPTGTETHTFNYLDVVRYLAVGNLNPSPLGYVGGSDVFPVITPAAAQGIAAAVEAFPRNAGRMLAIMHALDGALSEVAPASSAFPWRRQSALVQWYVETSDVPAATRWLDTAHQAVQPYSVGGYVNYLEANQPASRYFGANLARMTAVRQKYDPGRVMFSGLTF
- a CDS encoding DUF732 domain-containing protein, encoding MRRARIVPVCVIPVIAAAAWAAPAQANSVDEQFLSALSNSGVNYGDPAGAVALGQSVCPMLAQPGGTFASAASSITGQNGMSPAMAQMFTSIAISMYCPSMMASIANGNLPNLPQLPGVPGI
- a CDS encoding DUF3017 domain-containing protein, with product MTVRDHTRRIVAAQWPILVVVLIFIAAFTLAGLNFWRRGALLIGIGVGVAAIFRLLLPDARAGLLAVRSKGIDFFALAAVSASMCYIAATIDPLGTR
- a CDS encoding bifunctional methylenetetrahydrofolate dehydrogenase/methenyltetrahydrofolate cyclohydrolase, whose product is MGAIRLDGKTTRDEIFVDLKQRVAALTAAGRTPGLGTILVGDDPGSHAYVRGKHSDSTKVGITSIRRDLPADISQAKLDETIDELNANPDCTGYIVQLPLPKHLDENAALERVDPAKDVDGLHPTNLGRLVLGTPAPLPCTARGIVHLLRRYDVPIAGAHVVVIGRGVTVGRPLGLLLTRRTENATVTLCHTATRDLAALTRQADIIVAAVGVPHLVTADMVRPGAAVVDVGVSRTEAGLIGDVHPDVWEVAGHVSPNPGGVGPLTRAFLLTNVVELAEAAA
- a CDS encoding NADH:flavin oxidoreductase produces the protein MTAAPDVFAPAQLGPLTLRNRIIKAATFEARTPEALVTDDLIEYHRLPAAGGVAMTTVAYCAVSPGGRTGGNQIWMRPEAVPGLRRLTEAVHAEGAAVSAQIGHAGPVADARSNKAPALAPVRVFNPIAMRFARKATREDIDDVIAAHAHAARLAVEAGFDAVEIHLGHNYLASSFLSPLINRRDDEFGGSLENRAKLARGIVMAVRHAVDRQIAVTAKLNMADGVRGGIAVEEALITAKWLQDDGGLDALELTAGSSLVNPMYLFRGDAPVEEFAAAFKPPLRWGIRMTGNRFLREYPYRDAYLLRDARLFRAELSMPLILLGGITNRETMDLAMAEGFDFVAMARALLAQPDLVNRIREDGSAHSECIHCNRCMPTIYRRTRCVVTGAPDLPVRPH